From the Bacillus sp. SM2101 genome, one window contains:
- the rpsD gene encoding 30S ribosomal protein S4 — protein MARYTGPAWKLSRRLGISLSGTGKELEKRPYAPGQHGPGQRKKLSEYGLQLQEKQKLRHMYGVNERQFRNLFDAAGKMAGKHGENFMVLLESRLDNLVYRLGLARTRRQARQLVNHGHIIVDGGRLDIPSYKVKPGQTISVREKSRNLDIIKEAIEATNFVPEYVNFNADNLEGTFTRLPERSELPAEINESLIVEFYSR, from the coding sequence ATGGCTCGTTATACAGGTCCAGCATGGAAATTATCTCGTCGTCTTGGAATTTCACTAAGTGGAACGGGAAAAGAATTAGAGAAACGCCCTTATGCACCAGGTCAACATGGCCCAGGTCAACGTAAAAAACTTTCTGAATATGGTTTACAGTTACAAGAAAAACAGAAGCTTCGTCACATGTACGGTGTAAACGAACGTCAATTCCGTAACTTGTTTGATGCAGCTGGTAAAATGGCTGGTAAACATGGTGAAAACTTTATGGTTCTTTTAGAATCTCGTCTTGATAACTTAGTATATCGCTTAGGATTAGCTCGTACTCGTCGTCAAGCACGTCAATTAGTTAACCATGGTCATATTATCGTTGATGGAGGTCGATTAGACATTCCTTCATATAAAGTTAAACCTGGTCAAACGATTTCTGTACGTGAGAAATCTCGTAATCTTGACATTATTAAAGAAGCTATTGAAGCTACAAACTTCGTACCTGAGTACGTAAACTTCAATGCTGATAACCTAGAAGGTACATTCACTCGTTTACCTGAACGTTCTGAATTACCAGCTGAAATTAACGAATCATTAATCGTTGAGTTCTACTCTCGTTAA
- a CDS encoding histidine phosphatase family protein — MEILIIRHGESEADILNVHEGRADFSLTQKGTIQAKSLASHLVENFGEFDAIWTSTLKRASETAKILGAKLKCNITYSDGLRERNNGILAGQPITKENMNSHYDLKPFESILEGETDIEFRARAETILLKILDEHKDSNRIIILSHGGMIEKLIHVLLKLPPVPNCFIHTQDTGVHLIEYNSSNIVIKYFNNTDHLSQLASQKISSK; from the coding sequence ATGGAGATATTAATAATAAGACATGGTGAATCAGAAGCAGATATTCTTAATGTACATGAAGGAAGAGCTGATTTCTCATTAACACAAAAAGGAACAATTCAAGCGAAATCTTTAGCTTCACATTTAGTTGAAAATTTTGGGGAATTTGATGCAATTTGGACAAGCACATTAAAAAGGGCTTCTGAAACAGCAAAGATTTTGGGAGCGAAATTAAAATGTAATATTACTTATAGTGACGGCCTTAGAGAGAGGAACAATGGAATTTTAGCTGGGCAGCCTATTACAAAAGAAAACATGAATTCTCACTATGACTTAAAACCATTTGAGAGTATTCTAGAAGGAGAAACAGATATAGAGTTTAGAGCAAGAGCAGAAACTATCCTATTAAAAATATTAGATGAACATAAAGATTCTAACAGAATTATTATATTGTCACATGGTGGTATGATTGAAAAATTGATACATGTTTTATTAAAATTACCTCCTGTTCCTAATTGTTTTATTCATACTCAAGATACAGGAGTACATTTAATTGAGTATAACTCATCTAATATTGTAATAAAATATTTTAATAATACAGATCATTTGAGTCAATTAGCTTCCCAAAAAATCTCCTCCAAATAA